GACGATTCCTTCCCGCTCGTAGTTTGGCAAACAGGCTCCGGCACCCAATCCAATATGAATGTGAATGAAGTGGTTGCTTATCGCGGCCACGTGATCAAAGGCGGAAAACTCACTGATAAGGAAAAATTCCTGGCGCCCAATGATGACGTGAACAAATCACAATCATCCAATGATACCTTCCCCACAGCCATGCACATCGCTGCCTACAAAATGCTGCTGGAAGTGACTATCCCCGGTATCGAAAAACTCCGCAATACACTCGCTGAAAAAAGCGCGAAATATATGGAAGTGGTGAAGATCGGACGCACCCACTTCATGGACGCCACTCCACTCACAGTTGGTCAGGAGTTCAGCGGTTATGTAGCCCAGCTGGATCACGGCATCCGCGCCATCAAGAATACCCTGAGCCACCTCAGCGAGCTCGCACTCGGCGGCACAGCCGTTGGTACGGGTATCAACACACCACCCCATTATTCTGAGAATGTTGCGAAGCATATCGCTCAACTTACGGGTCTACCCTTCATTACAGCGCGCAATAAATTTGAAGCACTGGCTGCCCATGACGCCATCGTTGAATCACATGGCGCCCTCAAGACTGTTGCCGTTAGCCTCATGAAGATCGCCAACGATATCCGCATGCTGAGCTCCGGTCCACGCGCCGGCATCGGTGAACTTTTCATCCCCGACAACGAGCCCGGTTCCTCTATCATGCCCGGCAAAGTGAACCCCACTCAATGTGAAGCCCTCACTATGATCGCTGCACAGGTGATGGGTAACGATGTTGCCATCGGTATCGGCGGCGCTACCGGGCACTTCGAACTCAACGTGTTCAAGCCCGTTATGATCTACAACTTCCTGCACAGCGCCCGCCTCATCGGTGAAGGTTGCGTGAGCTTCAATGATAAATGTGCCGTAGGCATCGAGCCAATCGAAGCCAATATTAAAAAGCACGTTGACAATTCTCTCATGCTCGTTACAGCCCTCAATACCAAGATCGGTTATTACAAAGCGGCAGAGATTGCGCAAACTGCGCATAAGAATGGCACCACTCTTAAGGAAGAAGCTGTCCGCCTGGGATATGTAACTCCTGAAGAATTTGATCAGTGGGTTATTCCGGGCAACATGGTAGGAAAAATTTCTTAGTTTTTTCTCGCATTCTCGCAACGGGATATCTTTTTCTCGCAACGGGATATAATTATTCCGGCTTACGAAATACACCACCGCGGGAGAATCTTTTTTCAACTGTGGCAGGGAAAGATGAGGCAGTAGAATATCCTTCTACTGCCTCGCTTGTATTTACGAGGCCGGAATAATCATATCCCGATTGCTCATCACGATGCTATGGCTAGAGAATAGAAGTATTACCTCAAGTAATCTCAACTACCCTATTGCATTGCAGATCAAAGATCAAAAGTCACACGCCTTTGATCAAAAAGAAAAAGGAATGATGCACTCGCGACCACATGGCCGGCGAGGGGTATGAAAAAACGGCCTTTGAAATGTAAGCGATGCAGCTCAATAGGATTCCTATCCCCTCATCCTTCCAATCCAAAGCCCAATAAATATTCTCCCGCGGCGGTTCATTTCAACAGCCGTATTTTTCATATCCCGAGTCCGGCGATACCCGAGGTCGGCGGCTGCTATTGGAGAACGATCTTTTCTTTGAGGATCTCTGTTCCGTTATCATCATGCAATTTCAATACATAGATGCCGCGCCTGAGATCAGCCACAGGTATGGATATGCGATCTTTGGCGGTGATGCCGGAGCGCATGATGCGTCCCATCATATCATACAATTGATAAGTGACCGGCAGATGTCTGATCCTGCCCAGCGCAATGTTCACTACTGCAGTGGCAGGGTTCGGATACACGGATATCACAGGTTTGGCTTCGGGTTTGTTGGGCTGTGATGGATCGGGAAGCGAGAGCACGGATCCTGTATACCTGTATACCAGGATGGCACCACGATGGGTGAGCGCAGAAGGATTGGAAGCACTGGGGCCGGATGTGGAACCAATACTGTCTGTAACGATATAGATCTTTCCATCCGGGCTCATGGCGATATCGCGATAACGGTTAGCTGAAGAAAAATATGGGATCGAATCACTGATGATGGTGGTGCCCGAGGGATCGAGTTTATAACGATACACTGTTCCTTTACGCAATGTGGCTACTAACAGTGAGGGATACCAGCCGGGGATACCTTTACCGATATTGAGCTCATAGTATTCTACGCTGCTGGGCGCGATGGTTGGGAATTTCAGCCAGCCGCCATTGGCTACCATGCACTGTGTTACGCTCAGCGAGCCACAAGTGGTATATACAGATTTCATTGGCTTCTGGAAATTGGCCTTTACATCGGCAGGTGCATCTTTCTCGCGCGTGTAGGTGCTGCCTGCAGGTAAATGCTGTGGGTTCTCCACATAACCGATGGTATTGCAGTTATTGGCCTGGAACCAGCGGACATATTGATAATTCACATTATCTGTATCGCCGGCGATCCAGGGCCATCCGTAATTTTTTCCGGGTTGCAGGATATTGATCTCATCGTCTGTGTTGGGACCGTGCTCTGCACTGTACAATCTTCCACCAGGCGTGAGAGTGGTGACCATCGATCCATTACTGGGCTCTTTCTCCCAAACCAACCCCTGGGGATTGCGGTGACCGATGGTATAGATATGACTGCGAACGCCATTCCATATTGGGTTATCAGCAGGAATATCTCCATCCGGTGCAATGCGCAGGACCTTGCCGGAATAGTTCGTATACACATGATTTTGAACATCGGTAGCCGATGGCAGGAATTGTGAGCGGATCTCTCTGCATTTATTATTGAATTGATTATTCCCCAGATCCCCGCAGGAATAATAGATCATATTGTCTGCGCCAATGATCATCCTTCCGGATGTGTGATCAGGACTGCTTGGGATTCCTTCGATGAGTGTGGTTTCGCCGCTGCAACTGGCGGTGGCCACATTGAAGAAGAAGCGGGAGATACGCAGGTACTGACTATTGTAACAGTAAGCAACATAGATGGAATCCTTTCCAGGCACTTTACTGAAACCAGGATGCAGAGCCATCCCCAGCATGCCGTTCTGGGAAATGCCATCAACATTTCCCGATCCGTCGCGGGAGAGGCCCAGGTAAACTTTTTGCTTTATATCAAGTATCACTTTACGGATTCCTGTGCCTGTGTCTACACGGGAGACCTGTCCAACTTTTTCGGTGATGTAAAGAAAATTGTCCGGTCCATAAGTGATATCGAAGGGATGTCTCAACCTGTAACGGTCTGTGGGAGCGGGTTTCTGATTCAAAACAGTCAGGGAAAATGGTTCATCCTGCGCATATCCGATCAACGGAATCAGTAATATGAGCAGACAAACTGCCTTGAAAGCTGTTTTCATAGAATGGATTTGATAAATGCCAGTCCTAAAGTACAAATCCCCTTCGTTTAAGCAATAGCGTAATCACATACACGTTTATCGTAGATCTACGATTGCGTTTAAGCCGATTTTTTAATAGGTTTACACGGATCAAGTGCAGACTGGTATTGAATCGCATCATTTTTACCCCAGACTCCAAACCGATGAAAAAGCAATTACTCCGGGTAACCCTTATACTGTTTTGCTATGCCATTTTTGGCATACCTAACGGAAACGCACAAACGGAAGTGCGTTTCGGAAACAGTTATGTGAACATTTCAAAACGAACTGCGGGAGGGACCGTAGAGTTCGGCGACACGCTCGAGATACGCACCAATTATTATTTCCCCGGTGGCTTCAACGGCGGTAATATTTACTTTGTCCGGTACATGGACAATATCCCCAGCAATACAACTCTCGTAGGCGATAGTGTTTATCTTATCACCAATGAAGGCCTTCTCGTAAAAAAATATTCCATTAGGGCAAGTGATGATCAGGCAACTTATAAAGCCAATCCTTCACTGAGCGAATTCAATCTCAGGATCAATATCGGAGCAAATGCCGCCAACGTAGGCACAGCTGTTACCAATGCAGTAGCAGGAGGCGGTAATGTAAAGCCTGGCACACATCGTCCGCTTGTAGCCGGGGGAACGTTGATCACCACCGCTTTCAGGGTAAGGGTAACCGGTAGTGCCGGTGATATCATCACTTTGGGAGCAGGAGAACTGCGCTACAAAAAGAACAGCAGCTCATCAACCTTTTATCAGGATTCCATAGTACGCGCTATCAGGTACCGCATCCTTATCTCTCCCAATACACCCATCTGCGCAGATGCAGTAGGTAAGAATTTCGCGGCGGAATTTGGCGGCACCTTCGGATCAGGCAATACTCATAACAGAGGCATACTCCCTTCCGACCTGCCGGTTCCCGGATATATCAGGAGACCACTCACTCCTTCAACAGAAACCAACGACGGCTACTATACCATCGTGAACAACCTCAGCCCAAGGCAGAGCACGTTCAGGAATGCCTTGAAGAAACCCAGTTGCGGAAGCTTCAGTCCACCCAATATCAATGCCTGCGGCAACCGCATGTTCGGCGGCCACTGGGATATCATCGGTGATCATACAGGCAGCACAACACCGGCCGGCAATGATCCCACTGCTGCAAACGCAACCGGCGGGTACATGCTGGTGGTGAACTCCGACTATGCAACCGGGGAAGCCTACCGTCAATCCATAACCGGACTTTGTCCCAATACCTCCTACGAATTTTCACTCTGGGTCCGGAACGTGTGTACCAATTGCGGCATCGATTCCACTGGCACACAAACCTGGAAACCAGGCGTACTACCCAACCTTACATTTGCTATCGATGACCTCGACCGTTATTCATCGGGCATGGTAGATACTGTTGGCTGGGTGAAAAAAGGCTTTATGTTCAAAACTGGTCCTACACAGGAAGACATCGTGATCTCCATCCGCAACAATGCTTCAGGCGGTGGTGGTAACGACTGGGCCATCGATGATATCGCGCTCGTAACCTGTAACCCCAATCTCACCATGCTGCCTTCCGCCACTACTTCTGTTTGTGTGGGCGATAACGTGCGCATTTCAGCGCTGGTAAGATCTTTCTTCGATAACTATACGGAATGGATGTGGGAACGCAGCACAGATAACGGAGCCACCTGGCAAAATACAGGCGTCACCGGACATACGCCGGCTTTGGACAATGGTAGTGGTCAGTACGAATACGAAGCTTTCTACCCCACTTTCATCAGCGATCCCAGCACCAATGGGCATATTTACCGTTTCCGTGTGGCTTCCACACCTGGTAACCTCTCGGAGCCCGATTGCTCATTCCTCAATTTCACTACCATCCAGCTCAACGTGGATGATTGTCAGATCCTGCCTACCAAATTACTAAGCTTCACGGGGCAGCTCAATAACGGCAATGGCTACCTGAAATGGGTCACAGATAATGAAACGCCCGGCACCATCTATGAAGTGGAACGAAGTAATGATGGCGTAAGCTTTACCAAAATAACTTCGGTAGCAGGCATATCTCCCGATGCAAAATTCACCTACAATTTCACTGATCCCAAACCTGTAAGCGGTCAGGCTTATTACAGGATCCGGATGGTGGAAGGTGAAGTATTCAAATACAGCAAGATCATCCTTCTCAGCAGCAAACTGGAATTCTCCATCCGCAACCTGGTGAATCCGTTTGGAAGCCAGATCAGTTTCGATATCGTAAGCCCGGAAAGAGGCAAGGCCAATGTGCAACTGATGGACCTCTATGGCAGAACAGTGAAGCAATCACAACAGAATATCGTACAGGGAATGAATGAAGTCTTCCTCCGTAACCTCGATCATCTCAGCAGTGGAGTATATGTGTTGCGTATTCAGATCGGAGAAAAAATAATAACAAAGCAGGTTCTTAAAACAAATCCGGGACATTGATCGTTAATACTACGCAGTCTCAGTTTTACAAATAACAAAAAAGGAAAAAAGGGTGATCCGCGAAATGCAGATCACCCTTTTTTATTGATGTTTACTGATGTTTAAGAGATCTGAACGGTATCATTCGGTTTTACCGGATCGAGCAGAGTTGATTGTTCTGATTCGGAATCCTTTTTAAAGAACCTGCGCTGGAAGAGCAGGATCACAATAACGCCAACAGAGATGCTTGCATCGGCGATATTGAAAATGGGAGAAAAGAAAGTAAAGGTTTCACCACCCCAGAACGGTACCCAGGAAGGCATCGTTTTGTTTTCGATGATGGGAACATATAACATGTCCACCACTTTACCATGCAGGAAACTGGCATATCCGCCGCCCGGAGGGAAGAGCACTGCATTGGGAAGACCATCTGCACTGGCGGAGAAGATCATACCGTAGAACATGGAGTCGATGAGGTTGCCCAGGGCGCCCGCAAAGATCATGGCCACGCAAATGATAAAACCGCGATGGTACTTTCTGCGTACGATATTCCTGATATAGAATACACCGAAGATCACAGCTACCAGCCTGAAAAGCGTCAGGGCAATTTTTCCAAACTCGCCACCGAATTTCCAGCCCCATGCCATGCCTTCATTCTCGATAAAGAATAAGCGGAACCAATTTCCCAGCAAATAGATCTGCCCGTTCCAACCATAGGTCATGCTGGTCTTCACCCAAATCTTCAAAGCCTGGTCTATAAATATGATCGCAAGGATCGTTAGGACTACAGTTCTGATCTTCACTGTACTAGATTTTTTAGGAAATCAAAGATAATAGTTATCAGTCGGAGTTCCCAGTGCAAAAGCACATCCGGACTGTCGAATTAAGGAGAAAAAGTTTTGTTAAAAGGCAATTGGCCCGGTTTGATCAATCCTGAAAGTAAACCCTTTTCACTCTCTGGGATATTCCGGTCAGCATCTGGTAAGGAATGGTCTGGGCCCAATGCGCCACCTGTTCAACGGGCAACTGCTTACCGAAGATCACTACTTCATCGCCTACTTTCACCTGCGGCACATCGGTGATATCGATCATGGTCATGTCCATACACACGATACCGATAACAGGAGCCAGGTGTCCGTTGACCCACATTTTGCCCACGCCGGTGCTGAGACTGCGCGGGTATCCGTCTGCATACCCGATCCGCACCGTGGCGATATTGGTTTTGCGGGTAACCACCCCTTTCCGGCCATAACTGACCGTTTCCCCTTCTTCCAGTTGTTTGATCTGGGCGATGGTGCTCTTGAGAGTACTCACTTCCTGCAGTTGAAGTAAATGAGTATTGCCGCTGTCGATCCCATACATTCCGATGCCCAGGCGTACCATATCCATCTGTAATTCCGGATGACGGCTGATACCCGCTGTATTGGAGATATGTTTGATAAACGGATAGCCCAGTATCTGCTGCAATTTGCTCACCATGCCCTCAAACCGTTCTGCCTGTTGTTTCGTATAGGCATCCTGTTGAGGGTCTTCGCTGGCGGCTAAATGACTGAATACACTCTGCACCTTGAACAGTTTGCTGCGCAGGGACTCCAGCAATACCGGCAACTGTGACTCAGAAAAACCCAGCCTGTTCATACCGGTCTCCAGTTCGATATGTACAGGAAATTGCTGAATGCCTTCTCTTTTAAGATAAGCTTCAAAAGCGTGCAACAACTCGGGTGCATAGATATCAGGTTCGAGATTATACTGCACCAGCACATCGAAAGTAGTGGGGTCCACATTCATCACCATCACAGGCAGGTTGATCCCACCCTTACGCAGCTCCACACCTTCATCTGCATAGGCAACGGCCAGGTAATCGATCTTATGATATTGCAGAACGTTCGCCACTTCAAAACTGCCGCTGCCATAGGCAAATGCCTTCACCATGGCCATCAGCTTTGTTTCCGGACGAAGCAGTTGCTGGTATTGTTTCAAATTATGCGTCACTGCATTGAGATCGATCTCCAGTACTGTCTGATGTACTTTCTGTTCCAGCAACCTGTCGATCTCTTCCAGTTCAAATACGCGCGCTCCTTTCAGCAGGATGGTCTCATCGCGGAAAGGAATATGATGAAAATCTTTTTTGAAGGCGTCCACCGTTGGAAAGAAGAGCAGCTCTGCAATTCCGGCAGCTTCAAATGCAGCAGCATGATGATGGATGGTTTCGCCGATCCCGATCAGCCTGTTCACTTTTCTCTGCTGCATGGCATTGGCCACTTCAGTATAAAGTTCTTTTTCGTTCCTGCCTGATTCCGGGATATCAGTAAGGATCACAGTACGGCGGTTATGCTGCGCCTGCTGCGATAAAAAATCAAGTGCAATGGTAAACGAGCTGAGATCCGCGCTATAGCTATCATTGATCACCGTGCAGTTGTTGATGCCTGTTTTCATTTCCAGCCTCATCGCCACACGGGTTAGCAACAGCAACTGCTGCTGCACTTTCTGCATGTCCTGCTTCATAAGCAGCGCAGTGCACCAGCAATGCATGGCATTTTCTATACTTGCATCATCGGTGAAAGGGATCACTATTTTCTCTACATCGCCTTTATAAGAGGCAGTGATGATAGTATTGTGAGCTGTTTTTTCGATGCCGGTTATCTGAACAGCCCCATCTTTCTTCCCCCCCCAGGCAAACAGCCGGATACCGCGCGACTGTGCCATTTGCTGAACAGTTTCTTCCACCAGGTCCTGATCGTTCCGGTAGACAAGCGTATTAACGGTATCGAACAAGCGAAGTTTTTCTTCCAGCTTCTCTTTAATGGAGTCAAATCCTTCGCTATGCGCTTCGCCGATATTGGTAAGGATACCAATGGTTGGTTTGATGATAGCTTCCAGTTTTTCCATCTCCCCGCGCTTCGAAATACCTGCTTCGAAGATGGCCAGCTCATGCGATTCACTCATCGGCCATACGCTCAATGGAACGCCGATCTGTGAATTGTAGCTTTTGGGACTACGGATGATGGCGAACTGCTGGTCCAGTATCTGGTTGAGCCACTCTTTCACGATTGTTTTTCCATTGCTACCGGTGATACCGATCACAGGAATTGTGAACCGGCTGCGGTGATAGGCTGCCAGCAACTGTAATGCCTGCAATACATCCGGCACCTGTACAAAATTGGCAGCGGGATATTGAGCGAGATCAGGTTGCTCACTCACAACAAAATTCCGTACGCCCTTATGATAGAGATAACCAATGAATGTTTGTCCATCCCTGCGTGGTCCCTTGAGAGCAAAGAACAGGGATGATTTTGGGAAGATCAGTCGCCGGCTGTCAGTCAATAATTGCTCGATCCGGTCATTCCTGCGTTCCTGTATCACAGTGCCATGAATGACCGAAGCGATATGTTCAATATAGTATTGCATCAGTGAAGGTCCTTAGGTGTATTCTCTCCTACTTCATCCAGGAATTTATCCTCTTTCTCCAGATTCTTCCTTGCTACCGAAATGGAGTAAACGATACTGAGGCTTACACTCATTACAATCACAAGCAATGAGATGGCGATTGGAACATGAATATCGA
This portion of the Pseudobacter ginsenosidimutans genome encodes:
- a CDS encoding bifunctional UDP-N-acetylmuramoyl-tripeptide:D-alanyl-D-alanine ligase/alanine racemase, producing MQYYIEHIASVIHGTVIQERRNDRIEQLLTDSRRLIFPKSSLFFALKGPRRDGQTFIGYLYHKGVRNFVVSEQPDLAQYPAANFVQVPDVLQALQLLAAYHRSRFTIPVIGITGSNGKTIVKEWLNQILDQQFAIIRSPKSYNSQIGVPLSVWPMSESHELAIFEAGISKRGEMEKLEAIIKPTIGILTNIGEAHSEGFDSIKEKLEEKLRLFDTVNTLVYRNDQDLVEETVQQMAQSRGIRLFAWGGKKDGAVQITGIEKTAHNTIITASYKGDVEKIVIPFTDDASIENAMHCWCTALLMKQDMQKVQQQLLLLTRVAMRLEMKTGINNCTVINDSYSADLSSFTIALDFLSQQAQHNRRTVILTDIPESGRNEKELYTEVANAMQQRKVNRLIGIGETIHHHAAAFEAAGIAELLFFPTVDAFKKDFHHIPFRDETILLKGARVFELEEIDRLLEQKVHQTVLEIDLNAVTHNLKQYQQLLRPETKLMAMVKAFAYGSGSFEVANVLQYHKIDYLAVAYADEGVELRKGGINLPVMVMNVDPTTFDVLVQYNLEPDIYAPELLHAFEAYLKREGIQQFPVHIELETGMNRLGFSESQLPVLLESLRSKLFKVQSVFSHLAASEDPQQDAYTKQQAERFEGMVSKLQQILGYPFIKHISNTAGISRHPELQMDMVRLGIGMYGIDSGNTHLLQLQEVSTLKSTIAQIKQLEEGETVSYGRKGVVTRKTNIATVRIGYADGYPRSLSTGVGKMWVNGHLAPVIGIVCMDMTMIDITDVPQVKVGDEVVIFGKQLPVEQVAHWAQTIPYQMLTGISQRVKRVYFQD
- a CDS encoding lipoprotein signal peptidase, which gives rise to MKIRTVVLTILAIIFIDQALKIWVKTSMTYGWNGQIYLLGNWFRLFFIENEGMAWGWKFGGEFGKIALTLFRLVAVIFGVFYIRNIVRRKYHRGFIICVAMIFAGALGNLIDSMFYGMIFSASADGLPNAVLFPPGGGYASFLHGKVVDMLYVPIIENKTMPSWVPFWGGETFTFFSPIFNIADASISVGVIVILLFQRRFFKKDSESEQSTLLDPVKPNDTVQIS
- a CDS encoding T9SS type A sorting domain-containing protein, which translates into the protein MKKQLLRVTLILFCYAIFGIPNGNAQTEVRFGNSYVNISKRTAGGTVEFGDTLEIRTNYYFPGGFNGGNIYFVRYMDNIPSNTTLVGDSVYLITNEGLLVKKYSIRASDDQATYKANPSLSEFNLRINIGANAANVGTAVTNAVAGGGNVKPGTHRPLVAGGTLITTAFRVRVTGSAGDIITLGAGELRYKKNSSSSTFYQDSIVRAIRYRILISPNTPICADAVGKNFAAEFGGTFGSGNTHNRGILPSDLPVPGYIRRPLTPSTETNDGYYTIVNNLSPRQSTFRNALKKPSCGSFSPPNINACGNRMFGGHWDIIGDHTGSTTPAGNDPTAANATGGYMLVVNSDYATGEAYRQSITGLCPNTSYEFSLWVRNVCTNCGIDSTGTQTWKPGVLPNLTFAIDDLDRYSSGMVDTVGWVKKGFMFKTGPTQEDIVISIRNNASGGGGNDWAIDDIALVTCNPNLTMLPSATTSVCVGDNVRISALVRSFFDNYTEWMWERSTDNGATWQNTGVTGHTPALDNGSGQYEYEAFYPTFISDPSTNGHIYRFRVASTPGNLSEPDCSFLNFTTIQLNVDDCQILPTKLLSFTGQLNNGNGYLKWVTDNETPGTIYEVERSNDGVSFTKITSVAGISPDAKFTYNFTDPKPVSGQAYYRIRMVEGEVFKYSKIILLSSKLEFSIRNLVNPFGSQISFDIVSPERGKANVQLMDLYGRTVKQSQQNIVQGMNEVFLRNLDHLSSGVYVLRIQIGEKIITKQVLKTNPGH
- the fumC gene encoding class II fumarate hydratase yields the protein MEYRIEKDTMGEVKVPIDAYFGAQTQRSIDNFKIAQDINRMPKEIIRAFAYLKKAAAITNFEAGVLPQEKSDLIGQVCDEILAGKLDDSFPLVVWQTGSGTQSNMNVNEVVAYRGHVIKGGKLTDKEKFLAPNDDVNKSQSSNDTFPTAMHIAAYKMLLEVTIPGIEKLRNTLAEKSAKYMEVVKIGRTHFMDATPLTVGQEFSGYVAQLDHGIRAIKNTLSHLSELALGGTAVGTGINTPPHYSENVAKHIAQLTGLPFITARNKFEALAAHDAIVESHGALKTVAVSLMKIANDIRMLSSGPRAGIGELFIPDNEPGSSIMPGKVNPTQCEALTMIAAQVMGNDVAIGIGGATGHFELNVFKPVMIYNFLHSARLIGEGCVSFNDKCAVGIEPIEANIKKHVDNSLMLVTALNTKIGYYKAAEIAQTAHKNGTTLKEEAVRLGYVTPEEFDQWVIPGNMVGKIS
- a CDS encoding PQQ-dependent sugar dehydrogenase, whose protein sequence is MKTAFKAVCLLILLIPLIGYAQDEPFSLTVLNQKPAPTDRYRLRHPFDITYGPDNFLYITEKVGQVSRVDTGTGIRKVILDIKQKVYLGLSRDGSGNVDGISQNGMLGMALHPGFSKVPGKDSIYVAYCYNSQYLRISRFFFNVATASCSGETTLIEGIPSSPDHTSGRMIIGADNMIYYSCGDLGNNQFNNKCREIRSQFLPSATDVQNHVYTNYSGKVLRIAPDGDIPADNPIWNGVRSHIYTIGHRNPQGLVWEKEPSNGSMVTTLTPGGRLYSAEHGPNTDDEINILQPGKNYGWPWIAGDTDNVNYQYVRWFQANNCNTIGYVENPQHLPAGSTYTREKDAPADVKANFQKPMKSVYTTCGSLSVTQCMVANGGWLKFPTIAPSSVEYYELNIGKGIPGWYPSLLVATLRKGTVYRYKLDPSGTTIISDSIPYFSSANRYRDIAMSPDGKIYIVTDSIGSTSGPSASNPSALTHRGAILVYRYTGSVLSLPDPSQPNKPEAKPVISVYPNPATAVVNIALGRIRHLPVTYQLYDMMGRIMRSGITAKDRISIPVADLRRGIYVLKLHDDNGTEILKEKIVLQ